The region CAATTCTCCTTCATTTCTATATTCTGCCAACCCTGTTTCTAAATTGGTGATCGATACATACAAAGGAATCTCTAATTCTTCAAAGGTGGGTTTGATATAATCTTGCAAGGTTTCTAAATACCTATGCGGTTCAAAAAGACCAGGTTTTGTAGTCTCTAGCCAGCTCCATCGGAAAAGTTGACTATTGGCAAAAAAATCAAAGATATCATCCACAGAAGTTCCCGAAGCATACATTGCCCCTACCAAAGCCCCTGCACTAGAACCTGAAATAGATTCAATTTTGAGGCCCAATTCTTCTATTTTTTTTAATGCGGCTAAATGAGCAACACCCTTTACTCCGCCTCCGCTAAGAACGAGGTTGATAGGGCTTCCTTTGGGTAAGTGTACTAAGTCTTCTATACATGGTGTATAAGATGGTTGCAGAATATGACTCATTTATATGGGTTTTTCAAGATAAAAATAAGGATTATTTCCAATTCTTTTGAGAACAAATGTTCCAATCAATAAGGTTTCTCTGTATCTTCCCTGAGGCTTTGGTTCTAGGGAGTTTATTGCAAAACCAGAGTTCTTTTGGATGATGATATTTTGGGAGAAAATTAAAAATAGATCGTGAAAGATCTTTGGGTTCAGATTCTATGAGAATCACTATTTTGTTTTCCAATATGGCATCAGGAAGTGCCGTGATTATAAATTCATCTTTAAGAATGCCTTGAGTTTTGATAAGGTTTTCAATATACTCTGGATGAATGAGTACAC is a window of Flavobacteriales bacterium DNA encoding:
- a CDS encoding patatin-like phospholipase family protein, whose translation is MSHILQPSYTPCIEDLVHLPKGSPINLVLSGGGVKGVAHLAALKKIEELGLKIESISGSSAGALVGAMYASGTSVDDIFDFFANSQLFRWSWLETTKPGLFEPHRYLETLQDYIKPTFEELEIPLYVSITNLETGLAEYRNEGELREIVLASCAFPGVFVPISIENTLYADGGIMDNFPIFPFYQSKGYIIGSYVEKPKEITAKELKNPIRLARRSLSLNSHSAELPKFHHTQFTFMHNVGRFHVFDFKHIHEILQIAMEDIKQMSHH